TCACCATCCTCGAGGAGAACGACATCGACGTGCCGGTGGTCGGTATCGACGCCAGCGAACCGGGCCTGGCGGCCATCGCGAACGACCGCATGCTCGGGACCGTCTCCGGGATGGGACCGTGGCAGGCCGGCTGGTCCGTCGCGAAGTGTCACGACTACATCAACGGCCACACCCTCAGTCCGGCCGAGAAGATGATGTCGTTCAACGCACCGGTCTGTACCAAGAACCCGGGCGAGTGGCAGGACGTCATCGAGCGACTGCCCGTCGTCGACGCCGCCGAGTACAACGATGCTATCTTCTCGGGCGAGACCCCCTACGACTGGACGAAGATGTCCGTCGTCGAAGCCGGCGAGGACGCGTGGGACCCACAGATAGACATGTCGCCGATGAACCTTGAGGACATGCGAGAGGTCCTCGACTGGGAAGACGGGGACAAGCCCTCGGGCTACAGTCTCCCCGGTGTCTACACCGATAGCGCAACGCAGGAGGAAACCACCCAGCTCTACGAAGACCAGTTCCAGACGAACCCACTGCAGTAACTCCGAACGCCCATAATGTCATCAGAGACACACGCGAACACGGCCGACACGGCGCCCGACTCCACCCCCGACACCACCAGCAGCTTCCGTGTCGAGGGCATCTCGAAGTCGTTCGGACACGTGCAGGCACTCGACGAGGTGTCGCTGGAGGTAAACCGGGGCGAGGTCATCGGCCTCGTCGGCGAGAACGGTGCCGGTAAAAGCACGCTGTTGAATATCCTCACTGGGGTACTCGAAGCGGACGAGGGGCAGCTCTACGTCGACGGCGACCCGGTCGCGTTCACCAATCCGCGTGAAGCGGCCAACTACGGTGTGTCCCTGGTGCACCAGGAACAGGACGTCATCACGACGATGCGAGGCTACGAGAATCTCTATCTCGGCCGCGAGAAAGAGCGCCTCGGCGTCCTGGACATGGAGACGATGCGGGAGGAAGCACAGGCGTTCGTCGACGACCTCGGTATCGATATCGACGTCAACGACTACGTCCGGGACTACACGTTCAACGAGCGCCAGATGCTGGAGATAGCCAAAGCGTTCCACGTCTCCCAGAAATCCGACAACCCGGTCATCCTGCTCGACGAGCCGACCGCCGGGCTCGAAGAGAGCGGCCGCGAGCTGCTTTTCGACCTCGTCAACGACCTCCGGGACCGGGCGACGTTCGTCTTCGTCTCCCACGAGCTGGACGAGGTGCTGGAGATATCAGACCGTATCTACGTCCTGAAAGACGGCGAGCGGGTCGACATGACCCACGTCGAAGACGCGACGACGGAGTCGCTGCAGCAGTCGATGGTCGGGCGGGAGACGGCCGACGAGTACTATCGCGTCCCCGACCAGCGCCGAGACGCAGAGCTGGGCGAGGTCACCATGGAAGTCGACAACGTCGCCCACGAAGACGTGGTGGGCCCGGCGTCGTTCTCACTGCGCGAGGGCGAGATATTCGGTATCGTCGGCGTCGAAGGCTCTGGCAAGCAGCGCTTCGGTCGCATGCTTGCCGGGGACCTCGCGATGACCGAGGGGTCGATGGCCGTCGATGGAACTGAGCTCACGAACCCGTCCGTCTCGGACATGGTCGACGCCGGTGTCGGCTACATCCCGAAAGACCGGAAATCGGAGGGACTGCTCCTCTACCAGTCGGTACTCGTGAACACGTCGCTCGCGATGATTCGGGATATGAACGGCAACATGCCGATGCTCGACCTCGAGGCCGAACAGGAGGCGACCGAGAGCGCCATCGAGGAACTCGCTATCAAGACGCCGGGGCCGAACGCACTCGTCCACGGGCTCAGTGGCGGGAACCAGCAGAAAGTGGTCATCGCCAGGTGGCTCGCACAGGACACGCCCATCCTCGTGATGGACAACGTCACGCGTGGTATCGACGTGGGTGCGAAAGAAGAGGTGTATCGGCTGTGCCGGGAGCTGACCGACCGGGGCGTCTCGATAGTCTTCATCGGCGACGAGCTGCCGGAGGTCATCGGGATGTCGAACCGCATCGGCGTGATGGCCAAAGGCGAGTTTGTCGCCGAACCGTTCGACGCCTCGCCGGGCAACAAACCGACCGAAGAAGACCTGATTCAGGAGATGATATAATCATGAGTACAAGCAGTGTCAGCGAGTGGATTACCGAGCAACGTGAGCAGCGCACCCTCCAGGACTGGATTCAAGACCTCGGCCCGTTCGTCATGCTGTTTGGCCTGATGGCCATCTTCAGCCTGACGACGGAGACCTTCCTCACTGAGGGGAACCTGCTAGACAACGTCGCGAAAAACGCCGTGACCCTGCTGCTAATCGCGCTTGCAGGGACCTTCCCCATCCTCCAGCAGAGTATCGACCTCTCGGTCGAGTCCGTCGTCCTACTGACCGGCGTCGTCACCGTCGTCCTCATCGCCGAGTACAACCTCGGGTTGCTGGCGATTCCGATCGCCATCGGCGTCGGGATGCTCGCGGGCCTGTTCAACGGCCTGGTGTTCACGAAGCTCAAGGTCCCATCCTTCCTCGTCACGCTGGGGACGCTATCAGTGATGGCCGGGGTCGGAAAAATCATCACCGGTGGGTCGACGATCACCTTCCGGAACGATTCTATCCGGTCCATCGCTACCGGGAACGTCCTCGGTATCCCCAACCTCGTGCTCTGGGGCCTGCTGATTTACGTCGCCTGCATCGTCCTGGCCTTCCGCACGAAGTTCGGGCGGTACTGCTTCGCGCTGGGTGAGAACGAACGTGTCGTCGAACTCGCGGGCGCGAAGGTCGACCGGTACAAGATATATCCGTTCGTGCTGTCGGGACTGCTCTGTGGTATCGCGGGCGTCTTGCTGACGCTCCGGATCTCCTCGGCCTCACCCAACATCGGGAGCGGGAACCTGCTGCCGAGTATCGCCGCTATCGTCATGGGCGGGACGGCACTGACCGGCGGGGTCGGTGGTCCACACCGGACCATCCTCGGCGTGCTCGTCATCGCGGTGCTGAACAACGGGATGAACCTGCTCGCCGTCGACTCCTTCGTCCAGGAGATCATCCTCGGACTGGTGGTGGTCGCGGCTGTCGCGCTGTCTATCGACCGCGACAAGATAGACGTCGTGAAGTAAGCCGGTTCCCTGCCTCCGGTCGCTCTTTCTGTGGCGCCGTACGGTTCGTTTAATCCCCGGCTGTAGCGGACTCGACACGCGGAGACGTCACTGGCGTGGTCGATAGCAGTGGTCAAAAATGTGCGCTGCTCAGACGGTGAAGCCGCCGTCGAGAACGAGGTTGTGGCCCGTGACGAACGAGGCGTCGTCGCTGGCCAGGAACAGGACGCCGTCGGCGACCTCTTCGGGTTGCCCGGCCCGCCCCAGTGGTGTCTCTTCGAGGAGGCCGTCGATGGTGTCGCCGTCCTCGACCGTCATCGCGGTCTCGATGACACCGGGGTTGATCGCGTTGACACGGATTCCGTTCTCACCGTGTTCGAGCGCGAGTTGGCGCGTGAGGTTCGTCACGCCGCCCTTCGAAGTGCAGTACAGCGACGAGTTGTCGATAGCTCGGAGCCCCGCGATGGAGGACATGTTGACGATGGCCCCGCCGTCGTCTTGGTCGGCCATGACGTCGAGCGCGGCCTGACAGCCGAAGTAGACGCCCCGAAGGTTGATGTCCATGAGCATGTCGTAGTCGTCGGGCTCGGCGTCCAGAATCGGCATCTGTCGGTCGATACCGGCGTTGTTGACCATCACGTCCAGCGAGCCGAAGGCGTCGACGTGTGCCTCGACGGCGGCACGGATGTCGTCGGGGTCGCTGACGTCACACTCGACGAACTGGACCGCCTGGCCCATCTCCGCGATGATCTCGTGGGTCGGGTCGCCGCCCATCCGTGGCTCTTCCTGGATGTCACTGACGGTGACACTGGCGCCTTCCTCGGCGAACTTGCGGGCGATTGCGCGCCCGTTTCCCGACGCGGCACCCGTCACTAGAACTGACTGACCGTCGAATCGTGCTGACATATTCCGTCTCTGGATTTCCTTGCGGCCCGAATAAACATTTATGATGAATACTGACAGTTGGTCGGCAATCGAACCCGCTCTGGAGGGTGGATTGATGTTCGAATCCCCTGTTGTGTCGGGCAAGCGGCCCGACCTGTAGCCCTCGGCCGACACAAAGAATTATGCACGTTCGGGGGAGTGATGTAGATAGAATGCAGACCGACCAGCAGACAGCAATCGCCGACCAGTACGGCGTGCTGATAGACGGGCGCGAACGGGACGCCTCTTCGGGCGAGACCATCGACGTCTTCGACCCGGCGACCGGCGACCGGCTCACAAGCGTCGCGGCCGCCACGGAGAGCGACGTGAACGAGGCGGTCGACGTGGCTCAGGAGGGGTTCGAGACCTGGCGTGGCTACACCCCGGCAAAGCGGTGTCGGATACTCAACGACGTGGCCCGGGCAATCCGCGAGGAGAAAGAGCGCTTCGCCCGCATCGAGACGCTGGAGAACGGGAAACCCATCTCCGAGGCAATCGGTCAGATAGAGCGCTGTGCCCGCCACTTCGAGTACTACGGCGGCCTCGCCGACAAGGTGGAGGGTGAGAGCATCCCGCTCGACGACGACCACGTGGACTACACGATTCGGGAGCCGCTGGGCGTCACCGGCCACATCGTCCCGTGGAACGTCCCAGCCTATCTCTTCGCGCGCAGCGTCGCCCCGGCACTCGCCGCCGGGAACGCGGCCGTCGTCAAGCCGGCCGAGGAGACACCCATCGGCGCGCTCGAACTCACCAAGCTACTGCACGGGAACGGCGTGCCCGAGGCAGCCGTCAACGTCGTGCCCGGCGAGGGCGAGCCCGCCGGCGCGACGCTCTCGGGCCACCCCGACATCGGGACAATCACCTTCACCGGGTCGACCGTCACGGGGCGTGCGGTGGGGAAAGCGGCCATCGACAACCTGACCGAACCGCATCTGGAACTCGGCGGCAAGAGCCCGCTGGTCGTCTACGAGGACGGCGACCTCGACGTCGCCGTCGAGGAGACTATCAAGGGCATCTTCGCGACGAACACCGGACAGGTCTGTTCGGCCTCCTCGCGCGTCGTCGTCCACGAGGACGTGAGCGACGCCTACGTCGACAAACTCGTAGCCGCCGTCGAGGACCTCACCATCGGCCCCGGCGTCGACGACTACGACGTCGGACCGCTCGCCTCGGCCTCCCACATGGAGAAGGTCGCCGACTACTTCGACATCGGTCGCGCGGAACTGGGCGACCCGGTGACCGGCGGCAACGTCCTGGACCGCGACGGCTACTACGTCGAACCGACGGTGTTCGTGGACGTCCCACAGGACGCCCGGATTTGCCAGGAGGAGGTCTTCGGGCCGGTGCTGACCGTGAGCACGTTCGCCGACGAGGCCGAGGCCATCGGGCGAGCCAACGACGTTGACTACGGACTGGTCGCGGGCGTCATCACCACCGACATGGGGCGGGCCCACCGGTTTGCCCGGGACGTCGACGCCGGCCAGATATACGTCAACGAGTGGTTCGCCGGCGGCAACGAGACGCCCTTCGGCGGCTTCAAGGACAGCGGCGTCGGCCGTGAGAACGGCACCCAGGCCATCCACAACTACACGCAGATCAAGAACGTCTGTCTCGACATCTCGAACTGATAGCGCCGGCCGGCGGCAGTCACCGGGGACGACGAACCCCCCTGTATATTCCGAACGTTTAATAGCCATAGATTTGAAGAATAACCTGTATGCTAGAGAACGGCGAGCTGGTTGTAGACGCAGTGTCACACTGCTTCAACCACGCAGACGACAATCACCTCCACCCGCACGCCCAGCGGTGGGACGACGAGACGTACGAACTCGGCGAGCAGTTGATGCCCGAAGAGTACGTGTTTCCGGAAGAGATATTCTACCGGGACCACCAGCCCGAAGAGCTCGAACGGCTGCTCTTCCTGGAGAGCCAGATCGACTACTCGGTGTATCACTCGCTCCCGCTCGATGACTACTTCAAAGACGGCTACGTCTCCCGTGAGAAAGGGTTCGAGCTGCGCGACCGCAACCCCAACCGGATGGGGATGATCGTGGACATCAATCCGCTCGAAGACGACGCCGTCGAGCAGGTCGAGTACTACGCGAAGAAGAAGGACGTCGACGGCATCAAGCTGTACCCGTCGCGCTACCAGAACGGCCGCGACCTCTCGTTGCAGCTGAACGAGGATACGGTCCGGCCGGTCCTGGAGAAGGCCGCGGACCTCGACATCGGGACCGTCGGCATCCACAAGTTCATCCCGTTCGCGACGGCGCCGACCAAGTACTTCCGTATCGACGACGTCGAGGAAGCGGCGCTTGCCTTCCCCGAACTCAACTTCGAGGTCATCCACGCCGGCTTCTCGTTCCTCGAGGAGACCGTCTTCGCGATGGCCAGTCACGACAACGTCTACGCGAACATCGAGAACACGGCCCACATGGCCTGCAGTCGGCCCAAGAAGTTCGCCCGCAGCCTCGGCGAGATGCTGTACTGGGCCGGTCCTGACCGCATCGTCTTCTCCAGTGGCGCGACGGCGCTGCACCCCCAGCCACCCATCGACGCCATCTGGGACTTCGAGATGCCCGAAGACCTTCGGGCCGGCGAGGACTACCCCGAAGTCACCCAGGAAGACAAGGAGAAGATACTGGGCAAGAACAAGCTCCGCCTGATGGGCAAGGACCCAGAACAGGTCAAGAAAGACATCGAGGGCGACAAGTGGGACCAGAAGATCCAGGAGCTGAAAGAGCGCGGTGAGTATCCCGCGGCGCCGTGGTCGACCTACGAGGAGCCGACCGAGGGGGCCTCGAAGGAGCGTGTGAAGTACGTATGAGCACCGAAGCCACCGACCACGTCCTGCCGACCACGGAGTTCCAGAACGAGGTCAAAACCGAGGTGAAGGCCGAACTCGAAGCGGTGCTCGACCCCTGCAGCTGTATGAGCGAGCATCCCGTCAGCATCGTCGACCTCGGGCTCGTCGACGACATCGAGTGGGACGAGGCCTCGAAGACGGTCACCGTCCACCTCCTGTTGACCTCCCAGCGGTGCACCTACTTCCTCGACATCGACGACGAGATCTGCGAGCGCGTGGGCGAACTGCCCGCCGTCTCCGACGTCGAGGTCCACCAGGTGACCAGCGGGGAGATATGGACCGCCGACCGGATGGCCGAGGACGAACGCCAGGCCCGACGCGAGCGCTTCGAGCGACGCATCGAGGAGGCCGATATCACACCCTACGCAGAACGGTCTGAGTGATACGTATGCCACGACGGATACTGATTCCAGTCGACGGGTCGCCACAGGCGAGCGCGGCACTCGCCCACGCCAGCGAGGTCCATTCCGAAGACGAACTCGTCTTGCTGCACGTCATCGAGTACAGCGAGTCGATCACGGACCCGGAACGAGGCGGGCGGAAACAGGCCGAAGGCTGGTACGCCAAGGCCCAGAAGGACGCCGAGGCGCTCTTCGAGGAGCTCCTTGCGGATATCGACCGCGACGGCGACATCACGACCGTTATCGTCGACGGGTCACCGTCCGGCGAGATAATCGACTACCTCGACGACCACGACATCGACCAGGTCGTCGTCGGCGGCCGCAGGCGCTCACCGACGGGGAAGGCCATCTTCGGGTCGACCGCACAGGAGGTCACGCTGAGCGCGGACTGCCCAGTGACAATCGTGCACTGAGGGCACCATCCCACCAAATCAGACCCCAGCCACTACCTGCCCGGACTGGCGTCGGCCGGACTACGGGCACTCATTCTTCGTTTTGGCCGTGCCGAGAAGAGACCGACCAGCAGCGACGCGACCCCCCGTAGCCGACTACCGCGCGGCGTCGATGGCGTCGAGCGCGCCCGGGTTCTCGACGCTGGAGAGGTCACCGATGTCCTCGCCGGTGTGGCGGGCCTGGATGGCGCGGCGGACGATCTTCCCGGACTGGGTGACCGGGAACTCGTCGACGAAGCGGACCTCGCGCGGGCGGAACGGTTTCCCGAGTTCCTCGCCGACCAGTTCCCGCACCTCGCCGCGCAGGTCGTCGCTCTCTTCGACGCCGTCCTCGGTGACGACGTAGAGCGCGACTGCCGTCCCGGTGGTGTCGTCGGGGACGCCCACGGCGGCGGCCTGATTGATGCCGTCGTGGTCCATGGCTGCCCCTTCCACCTCCGCGGGGCCGACCTTCCGCCCGGCGATGTTCAGCGCGTCGTCGGCCCGGCCGTGCAGGAACCAGAACCCGTCTGCGTCCTTCTGGGCCCAGTCACCGTGGTCCCAGACGTCGTCCCACGTCGACCAGTACTCCTCGACGTAGCGCTCGTCACCGCTCCAGAGCGACCGCGTCATCGACGGACAGGAGTCCCGTGCCACGAGATAGCCGCGTTCGTTGGTGTCGGCGATGGAGTCGCCGTCGCCGTCGACGATGTCGATGTCCATGCCCAGCCCGGGCCCGCCGAGCGAGCAGGGTTTGAGCGGCTGGGTCGGCATCGGCATGAGGAAGCAGCCACAGATCTCGGTGCCGCCAGAAATGTTGATGATAGGACAGTCGCCCCCGCCCACCTGCTCGTAGAACCACTGCCAGCTCTCGGGGTCCCACGGCTCGCCGGTCGACCCGAGGATGCGAAGCGAGGAGAGGTCGTGCTCTTCGACCCAGTGGTCGCCCTGCTTTCGGAGCGCGCGAATCGCCGTCGGCGAGATGCCAAAGTGGGTGAGTCCGTGACGGTCTATCATCTCCCAGAACCGGTCGGGTTCCGGGTGGTCCGGCGCGCCCTCGTACATGAAGATGGTCCCACCGAACGTGTGGTTGCCGATGAGCGTCCACGGGCCCATCATCCAGCCGATGTCGCTGACCCAGAAAAAGCGGTCGCCGGGTTTGACGTCGAAGCCGAAGTACAGCTCCTTCGCACACTGCAGTTGCACGCCGGCGTGCGTGTGGACGATCCCCTTTGGCTTGCCGGTCGTCCCCGAGGAGTACAGCAACATCGACGGGTCACTGGCGTCGAGTTCGACCGTCTCGAACTCGTCACGCTGTGTCTCGACAGCCTCGTCCCACGTCTCGTCGCGGCCTTCGGTCCAGGGCACGTCGGTTCCGGTGCGTTCGTAGACAACCGCCGACCTGACGTCGGTCGCGGCCTGGTCGATGGCCTCGTCGAGCGTGTCCTTGAGCGTGACCTCGCTGCCCCGGCGATAGAAGCCGTCGGCGGTGAAGACGACGCTGCTCTCGGAGTCCTCGAGTCGCGTCGCCGTCGCGTCGACGCCAAAGCCCGAGAAGACGGGGACTGCGATGGCACCCACCTTGAAACAGCCGTAGAGAATCGAGACGACTTCCGGCACCATCGGCATGTACAGGGCGACGGTGTCGCCCTGCTCGATGCCGCGAGCGTCGAGTGCGTTGGCGACCTTGTTCGATTGCCGGTGGAGTTCGTGGTACGTGACGTCCCGCGTCGTCCCGTCCTCGCCTTCCCAGAGACAGGCCACCGAGTTCCGCCGGTCGCTGTCGACCGCTGCGTGCTTATCCAGGACGTTGTGGGCGAGGTTGATGCTGCCACCTGCGTACCAGTCGGTAAACTGCGGGCCGTCGTACTCGACCGTGGTCCCGTCGGCCCGCGTGACGCCACGCGTCTCGGTCTCCCGGACGGTGTCGTAGTCCTCGTAGAACTCGATGTCGAGGTAGTCGACGAGTTCGTCCCAGAACCAGTCGACGCCGCTCGCTTCGACGCCCTCGATGTCGGTCGTCGTGCGCTCGATGAGTTCGTCGTAGTCGTCTATATCGTGTGCCTGCATGAACGCCCAGACGTTGGTCGACTCGACGGCCGACTGGGTCGGTTCGTGGACTATCTCGTCTATGTCTGTAAGTGTCTCACTGGCCATGGACCTACAGACACAGATGTGGACGGAGAGGCGCTTAATTCTTCTCCCCGGAGCGGCCCGACCTACTCCAGCCCGGCCGCTTTGTAGGTCGCGGTGTGGTCGACGTAGAGCTCGTGGACGCGCTCGATTTCAGCCTGCTGGGCCTCGTCGAGCGGCTGTGTCGACGCCGGGACGCCGTAGGCCACGTGACCCGCGGGGACGGTCTGGTCCTCGGTGACGACACAGCCAGGGGCGACGATACTGCCCGACTCGACGTGGGCCCCCTGCTGGAGCGTACTCGACATCCCGACGAGCGCGCCGTCCTCGACTGTCGCGTAGTCGATGACGACGTTGTGTCCCACGGTGACGCCGTCGCCCAGTGTCGCCCCGTGGAGCATCGAGAACTCCTGGACGTTCGTCTCGTCGCCGACGACGACCGCCTCGCGGTCGCCCCGGAGACAGACGAACGGCCAGCAACTCGACCGCTCGCCCACCCGGACGTCACCGACCAGATACGCCATCTCCGAGACGAACGCCGACTGTGCGACTGTCGGGCTCTCGCCCAGTACTTCGCGTTGCATGGCTGGGACGGACGAAGCCGACGTACTTGAAGCTAGCTCCAGCGGCCCGGAGACAGCTCTGACTGAACGCCTATCGCGGCTCGAAGACGAGCGTGGGACGCTTGCGCTCGTCGGTCCGCTGGATGGCGAGGGTCACGTCCGTCCCGTGCTCGACAGCCTCAGGGTCCGTCTCCGCGACGACGCCCGTCAGACTGACCGGGCCGAAGTCGGCGATAGCGGTGACGTAGGGCGCGCTGTCCGCGAACGCCGACGTGGCGACGTGAACGACCGTCGCGGCCTGCACCCGGCCGGTCTCCGGAAGCGCTTCGACGGTCAGCGACTGGGCGCCACACTCGGGACAGACGCGACGGGGCGGCACCGACCCGTGGCCGTCGGGACAGGCGAGATAGAACGGGTCGCCCGTCTCGATGGCCCTGCAAAATTCGTCGTGGGTCCGCGATGCGGTCTCGCGCTCGCTCATCGGGCCACCTCCAGGACGTGGACGGTGGTGCTGGCGACAGTGCCACCGGCGCTGTGTGTGACCCCTGTCGAGGCCTCGGAGACGTAGTCGCTGTTCGGGTGGTCCCCACGGAGGAGCCGCGTCATCTCCACGACCTGACTTGCGCCGGTGGCTCCCACGGGGTGGCCCTTCGCCTTGAGCCCGCCCGAGCAGTTCACCGGCAACTGGCCGTCCCGCCAGGTCTCGCCCTCTCGAGCGGCGGTGATGGCCTCGCCGGGGTCGTACAGCCCCAGAGCCTCCAGGGCGAACACCTCCGCACAGGTGAAACAGTCGTGTACTTCGACGAGGTCGATGTCGGCCGCTTCGATACCGGCGTCCCGGTACGCTTCGGCCGCGGCGCGTTCGGTCGCCGGCGTCCGGCTCAGTGTCTCTCGATCCTGCAGGGCGAGGGTATCGCTCGCCTGTCCGGAGCCAGTCACCTCGACCGCCGCCTCGACGTCCGCGTCGCGGGCGTACTCGTCGCTGACGAGGACGAGCGCACTGGCCCCGTCGGTCACTGGACAGGCGTCGAGCAGTCCGAGCGGCGACGCTACCGTCGGCGCTTCCAGCACGTCGTCGACGCTCACCTCGAACTGGAACTGTGCGTACTCGTTCTCCAGGGCGTGTCCGTGGTTCTTCACCGCGA
This portion of the Haloarcula salinisoli genome encodes:
- a CDS encoding universal stress protein encodes the protein MPRRILIPVDGSPQASAALAHASEVHSEDELVLLHVIEYSESITDPERGGRKQAEGWYAKAQKDAEALFEELLADIDRDGDITTVIVDGSPSGEIIDYLDDHDIDQVVVGGRRRSPTGKAIFGSTAQEVTLSADCPVTIVH
- a CDS encoding sugar ABC transporter ATP-binding protein, whose amino-acid sequence is MSSETHANTADTAPDSTPDTTSSFRVEGISKSFGHVQALDEVSLEVNRGEVIGLVGENGAGKSTLLNILTGVLEADEGQLYVDGDPVAFTNPREAANYGVSLVHQEQDVITTMRGYENLYLGREKERLGVLDMETMREEAQAFVDDLGIDIDVNDYVRDYTFNERQMLEIAKAFHVSQKSDNPVILLDEPTAGLEESGRELLFDLVNDLRDRATFVFVSHELDEVLEISDRIYVLKDGERVDMTHVEDATTESLQQSMVGRETADEYYRVPDQRRDAELGEVTMEVDNVAHEDVVGPASFSLREGEIFGIVGVEGSGKQRFGRMLAGDLAMTEGSMAVDGTELTNPSVSDMVDAGVGYIPKDRKSEGLLLYQSVLVNTSLAMIRDMNGNMPMLDLEAEQEATESAIEELAIKTPGPNALVHGLSGGNQQKVVIARWLAQDTPILVMDNVTRGIDVGAKEEVYRLCRELTDRGVSIVFIGDELPEVIGMSNRIGVMAKGEFVAEPFDASPGNKPTEEDLIQEMI
- a CDS encoding SDR family NAD(P)-dependent oxidoreductase encodes the protein MSARFDGQSVLVTGAASGNGRAIARKFAEEGASVTVSDIQEEPRMGGDPTHEIIAEMGQAVQFVECDVSDPDDIRAAVEAHVDAFGSLDVMVNNAGIDRQMPILDAEPDDYDMLMDINLRGVYFGCQAALDVMADQDDGGAIVNMSSIAGLRAIDNSSLYCTSKGGVTNLTRQLALEHGENGIRVNAINPGVIETAMTVEDGDTIDGLLEETPLGRAGQPEEVADGVLFLASDDASFVTGHNLVLDGGFTV
- a CDS encoding amidohydrolase family protein, with protein sequence MLENGELVVDAVSHCFNHADDNHLHPHAQRWDDETYELGEQLMPEEYVFPEEIFYRDHQPEELERLLFLESQIDYSVYHSLPLDDYFKDGYVSREKGFELRDRNPNRMGMIVDINPLEDDAVEQVEYYAKKKDVDGIKLYPSRYQNGRDLSLQLNEDTVRPVLEKAADLDIGTVGIHKFIPFATAPTKYFRIDDVEEAALAFPELNFEVIHAGFSFLEETVFAMASHDNVYANIENTAHMACSRPKKFARSLGEMLYWAGPDRIVFSSGATALHPQPPIDAIWDFEMPEDLRAGEDYPEVTQEDKEKILGKNKLRLMGKDPEQVKKDIEGDKWDQKIQELKERGEYPAAPWSTYEEPTEGASKERVKYV
- a CDS encoding Zn-ribbon domain-containing OB-fold protein, producing the protein MSERETASRTHDEFCRAIETGDPFYLACPDGHGSVPPRRVCPECGAQSLTVEALPETGRVQAATVVHVATSAFADSAPYVTAIADFGPVSLTGVVAETDPEAVEHGTDVTLAIQRTDERKRPTLVFEPR
- a CDS encoding thiolase domain-containing protein → MPSVRVAGVGLTPFGEHPDRTTRDLFAEAGIEAMSDAEVRADAVDAVYFGNFVGELADGQGHHGPLVAESLGVSAPATRFESACASSGVAVRHAVRAVECGDADVVVVGGAERMTHVGTDEATAMLATAADAIHEVSAGVTFPGAYALMADAYFETYGGSRRDLAHVAVKNHGHALENEYAQFQFEVSVDDVLEAPTVASPLGLLDACPVTDGASALVLVSDEYARDADVEAAVEVTGSGQASDTLALQDRETLSRTPATERAAAEAYRDAGIEAADIDLVEVHDCFTCAEVFALEALGLYDPGEAITAAREGETWRDGQLPVNCSGGLKAKGHPVGATGASQVVEMTRLLRGDHPNSDYVSEASTGVTHSAGGTVASTTVHVLEVAR
- a CDS encoding ABC transporter permease: MLFGLMAIFSLTTETFLTEGNLLDNVAKNAVTLLLIALAGTFPILQQSIDLSVESVVLLTGVVTVVLIAEYNLGLLAIPIAIGVGMLAGLFNGLVFTKLKVPSFLVTLGTLSVMAGVGKIITGGSTITFRNDSIRSIATGNVLGIPNLVLWGLLIYVACIVLAFRTKFGRYCFALGENERVVELAGAKVDRYKIYPFVLSGLLCGIAGVLLTLRISSASPNIGSGNLLPSIAAIVMGGTALTGGVGGPHRTILGVLVIAVLNNGMNLLAVDSFVQEIILGLVVVAAVALSIDRDKIDVVK
- a CDS encoding aldehyde dehydrogenase family protein; protein product: MQTDQQTAIADQYGVLIDGRERDASSGETIDVFDPATGDRLTSVAAATESDVNEAVDVAQEGFETWRGYTPAKRCRILNDVARAIREEKERFARIETLENGKPISEAIGQIERCARHFEYYGGLADKVEGESIPLDDDHVDYTIREPLGVTGHIVPWNVPAYLFARSVAPALAAGNAAVVKPAEETPIGALELTKLLHGNGVPEAAVNVVPGEGEPAGATLSGHPDIGTITFTGSTVTGRAVGKAAIDNLTEPHLELGGKSPLVVYEDGDLDVAVEETIKGIFATNTGQVCSASSRVVVHEDVSDAYVDKLVAAVEDLTIGPGVDDYDVGPLASASHMEKVADYFDIGRAELGDPVTGGNVLDRDGYYVEPTVFVDVPQDARICQEEVFGPVLTVSTFADEAEAIGRANDVDYGLVAGVITTDMGRAHRFARDVDAGQIYVNEWFAGGNETPFGGFKDSGVGRENGTQAIHNYTQIKNVCLDISN
- a CDS encoding metal-sulfur cluster assembly factor; the encoded protein is MSTEATDHVLPTTEFQNEVKTEVKAELEAVLDPCSCMSEHPVSIVDLGLVDDIEWDEASKTVTVHLLLTSQRCTYFLDIDDEICERVGELPAVSDVEVHQVTSGEIWTADRMAEDERQARRERFERRIEEADITPYAERSE
- a CDS encoding AMP-binding protein, whose product is MASETLTDIDEIVHEPTQSAVESTNVWAFMQAHDIDDYDELIERTTTDIEGVEASGVDWFWDELVDYLDIEFYEDYDTVRETETRGVTRADGTTVEYDGPQFTDWYAGGSINLAHNVLDKHAAVDSDRRNSVACLWEGEDGTTRDVTYHELHRQSNKVANALDARGIEQGDTVALYMPMVPEVVSILYGCFKVGAIAVPVFSGFGVDATATRLEDSESSVVFTADGFYRRGSEVTLKDTLDEAIDQAATDVRSAVVYERTGTDVPWTEGRDETWDEAVETQRDEFETVELDASDPSMLLYSSGTTGKPKGIVHTHAGVQLQCAKELYFGFDVKPGDRFFWVSDIGWMMGPWTLIGNHTFGGTIFMYEGAPDHPEPDRFWEMIDRHGLTHFGISPTAIRALRKQGDHWVEEHDLSSLRILGSTGEPWDPESWQWFYEQVGGGDCPIINISGGTEICGCFLMPMPTQPLKPCSLGGPGLGMDIDIVDGDGDSIADTNERGYLVARDSCPSMTRSLWSGDERYVEEYWSTWDDVWDHGDWAQKDADGFWFLHGRADDALNIAGRKVGPAEVEGAAMDHDGINQAAAVGVPDDTTGTAVALYVVTEDGVEESDDLRGEVRELVGEELGKPFRPREVRFVDEFPVTQSGKIVRRAIQARHTGEDIGDLSSVENPGALDAIDAAR
- a CDS encoding gamma carbonic anhydrase family protein encodes the protein MQREVLGESPTVAQSAFVSEMAYLVGDVRVGERSSCWPFVCLRGDREAVVVGDETNVQEFSMLHGATLGDGVTVGHNVVIDYATVEDGALVGMSSTLQQGAHVESGSIVAPGCVVTEDQTVPAGHVAYGVPASTQPLDEAQQAEIERVHELYVDHTATYKAAGLE